Below is a genomic region from Myxococcus fulvus.
CGCGGCGCTCCTCTACGGAGACGGCCTCATCACCCCGGCGATTACGGTGCTCAGCGCGGTGGAGGGCCTGAGCGTGGCCACGCCCGTGTTCGAGCCCTTCGTCGTGCCCATCACCCTGGCCATCCTGGCGGTGGTCTTCGTCGTCCAGCGCCACGGCACGGCGGGCATCGGCGCGGTGTTCGGCCCGGTGATGTGCGTGTGGTTCCTCACGCTGGCGGCGCTGGGCGTGAAGGAGCTGGTGCACAACCCCGCGGTGCTGGGCGCGCTGTCCCCCGTGCACGGGGTGATGCTCTTCGTGCACAACGGCTGGCACGGCTTCCTCGTCATGGGCGGCGTGTTCCTCGTCGTGACGGGCTGCGAGGCGCTCTACGCGGACATGGGCCACTTCGGCTGGAAGCCCATCCGCTGGGCGTGGTTCGGCGGAGTGCTGCCGGCGCTGATGCTCAACTACCTGGGCCAGGGCGCGCTGCTCCTGCGTGACGCGAGCGCGGCGCGAAACCCCTTCTACCTGCTGGCGCCCTCGTGGATGCTCTATCCGCTGGTGCTCCTGTCGGCGGTGGCGGGTGTCATCGCCTCCCAGGCGCTCATCTCCGGCGCCTTCTCGCTGACGCGCCAGGCGATGCAGCTGGGCTACAGCCCGCGCATGGAGGTGGTGCACACCTCCGCCGAGGAGATGGGGCAAATCTACCTGCCGGGCATCAACTGGGCGCTGATGGTGGGCGTCTTCACGCTGGTGCTGACGTTCCGCTCCTCGAGCGCGCTGGCGTCCGCGTACGGCATCGCCGTGTCCACGACGATGCTCATCACCTCCGTCATGGCCTACGTCGTCGCCCGCGAGCGCTGGGGCGTCAGCCGCGCGCTGGCCCTGCCCGTGGCGGGCCTGTTCCTCACGGTGGAGCTGGCCTTCTTCAGCGCCAACGCGATGAAGGTGGCGGACGGCGGCTGGTTCCCGCTGCTCTTGGCCGTCGTCATCTTCACCCTGATGACCACGTGGAAGCGCGGCCGCGACATCCTCGCCGCCAAGCTGCGCGCCTCGAGCATCCCCCTGAAGGAGCTGCTCGGCAGCTTCGGCGACCACCCGCCCGTGCGCGTGCCGGGCACCGCCATCTTCATGACGGGCAACGCCGAGGGCACGCCCCCCGCGCTCCTGCACAACCTCAAGCACAACAAGGTGCTGCACGAGCAGGTGGTGCTCCTGACGATGCAGACCCAGGACGTGCCCCACGTCCCCGCCGAGGAGCGCGTGGAGGTGGAGCCCCTGGAGCAGGGCTTCGTCCGCGTGGTGGCCACCTACGGCTTCACCGAGAACCCCAGCATTCCGGACGTGCTCAAGCGCTGCCGGGAGAAGGGGCTCCAGTTCCAGCTCATGGGCACCAGCTTCTTCCTGGGCCGCGAGACGCTGATTCCCTCCAAGAAGCCCGGCATGGCCATGTGGCGCGAGGCCCTCTTCTCCTGGATGAGCCGCAACGCCCGCAGCGCCACCGCCTACTTCCGGATTCCGCCCAACCGCGTGGTGGAGCTGGGAAGCCAGGTCGAGCTGTAGCCGTCGTGCCGTAGCCCCCGGTCCGAGGCCGGCCCCGGGGCGCGCCCTTCACCCGCGCGCCCCGGTGTGGCCCCTCCCGCCCGGTGGAAATCCCCCGATTAAATCCCCCTGAAATTCCCTCCCCGATGCGGGAGCACCCCGTCCGGTTGCGTCCGGCCACGTGAAACCCGCGTAGCGCCGTCCCTGGAATCCGCGTCTGTGCTCCAGGAATCACCGCCAGCGCTGTAATCCTCCGCCGCTGGCATCACTTCCGCTTGGGTGTCAGAAAAGACGCGCTGCGTCTGGGCACCCAGTGACGGTGTAACTCTCCGGAAACACGGGCCGACTCACCCCGATAATGGGGTGCTGCTCACCCCAGTCAGCGCGGTGACGCTACGCGTTGGGTGTGGGTGTGGGGGGCTCTTCGGCGCACTCCTGGTGCAGTGAAACGGTGATTTCTTCCTTCCAGGACAGAAAATTACCGCTCACCGGCAACATTCGGCACGCTGTAACGAGAATATTTTCATCAGGCAGAAATAATCCTGTACTGACGGAAGGCAGCTCGTTTACAGTGCTTTCAGGTGTCGCGCAGAACCCCGTGTCCGAACTGAGGTCATCCCCCATGCTCGACGTCGCCCCCGCCTCGATCCTCTCCTCCGCTCTCTCCTCCGGCGCCCCTTCCGCGACGCCCTGGAACGACGTCCCGCAGCGCGACTGGTCGAACCTGGCCCCGCACACGGTGCTGAGCGCGCAGGAGCTGTACCCGCGCATCTGCGTGCGTGATCCGTACTTCGCGCTGAAGGACGTGACGGTGATGGGCAAGGGCGAGGTGGTGGCGCGCATCCCGGTGCAGCAGGACCCGGACGCGGAAGCCGGCCTCATCGGAATCGCCGAGGCGGGCCGTCACCTGGCCATCCTGGGCTCGTGCGCTTCGGCGCTGGTGGCGCCCAAGGACGGGCAGCACTTCTACCTGGCGTGCGGCGCTCGGGGTGAGTGGCTGCGCCGCGAGCCGATGGCGCGCTCCACGGACCTGCTCTGGGGCCTGGCGCAGGCCAGCCTCACCGGCAAGCGCACCGCCACCGCGCGCACGCTCCTGTCCGCGCCGGACGGCACCCCGGTGTTCCGCCTGGAGGTGGACTACAACGTGCTGTCCGCCGCCGCCTTCACCCGCCTGTTCGGCGAGGCGCGCCAGGACATGCGCCGCGAGCCGCGCCGCGACGACGGCATCCAGCGCACCCCCGAGGAGTGGGCTCGCCTGCGCTCCAACCCGTACGGCAAGGCGCTGGCCCTGCGCGACTGGCGCCCGGACGGTGAGAGCCTCACCGCGTCCCTGGGCCCCGTCACCCCGGAGATGTGCAAGGGCCACTTCGCCCTGCACCCGGTGATGCCGGTGGCGATTGTCGCGAGCGGCATGACCCGCGTGGCGACCACGCTCCTGCGCAAGCTCGAGGGCGCGCCGTGGGCGCGGGTGCTGGCCAAGGACGTGCGCCTGAAGGCGGACAGCCTGGCGTACGCGGGCCAGACGGTGGTGTTCGGCGCGCACCGCCGCTCGCGCGACGGCGCCAACCACGTCTTCTCCTGCCAGGCCTCGGTGGGCGAGCGCGTCGTCGCGGAACTGGACGTCACCTACGAGCGCGTGGAGTAGTCACTCCCAGGTGATGTCGTAGTCGACGCGGTCGATGCCCTGCGGATGGGCCTTCGCCGTGCCCTTCAATCCCAACACCTTCAATGCGCCGGTGAGGATGCCCTCGTGGTACGCGGGGGGCAGCATGTCCCGACGCACGCGCAGGGTGCCGGACTTGGGCCCCGTGGTGACGTACTCGCGGGTGCCGTACGTGACGGCCGCGCTGTAGCCCATCTGCGCCCCGGAGAAGAGCTTCTGCGGGTCCCCTCGGGAGATGATGCCGAAGATGAGCATCCCCGGGCCCGTGGAGTAGCGCGTGACGTTGGACTCACCACACGCGTGGTACACGGCCTCCTCGGAGCCCATCGGCTCCTCGAGCGCGTCCGCCGCCAGGTACAGCAGGTTCAGGAACTCCTGCACCGGATAGGTGCGCAGGTCCGAGTAGTCCTTGGCCAGCACGCCCACGCGCACCTGCTCCATCGCGGCCAGCCCGGCACGCTGTTGGACCAGGCTGAACACCGCCTTGAAGAACAGCCCTCGCACCGCGTCGCCGGGCTGCGTGGCCGCCAGTCGCGCGGCGAGCTCCGACTTGTTGGACGGCATCTCTCCACTCCTGCCTCGGTGACCGGACCTGGATGTACGGACGGTGAGCGGTCGAGCTTACCCTCACACCTCGTCGAGCAGCACGGGCGAGAAGCCCGCCGCGTCGCACGACGCCAGCACGTAGCGCACCCCGGCCCGCTCGCCGGTGAAGCCCGCGGGGATGCCCGTCGAGTGCAGGTGGCCGTACACGCACACCTTCGGCTTGAACGCCTCGATGGGGTCGCTGAACGCGGTGGCCTTCTCGTTGGCGTACAGCGGCGGGAAGTGCACGGCGGCCACGCGCACCAGCGGCGTGGGACTGGCCGCCTCCTTCTTCTTCGCGTCCTCGATGGACGTCGCGAGCCTGCGCGTCTCGCGCTCCACGTAGCCCTGGTCGATGGGCTCGTCCCCCATCTCGCCGCCCGGCATCGGCGGGGCCTCAGGGGCCGTCCACAGCCGCGTGCCGGCAATCACCCACGGCCCCATCACCGCCGCGCTGTTGTGGAGGAACGCCTCCAGCGTCTTGAACGGCTCGAGCAGCTTGCGCAGCTTCGACGCCGAGTCGCCCCACCAGTAGTCGTGGTTGCCGCGCACCAGGAGCTTTCGCCCCGGCCGCTCGTCCAGCCACTTCAGGTCGTCCATCACCTCGTGGGGCCGCGTCGCCCAGGAGATGTCCCCCGCGACGATGACGATGTCCTCCGGCCGCACCTTCTCGTCCCACGCGCGCTGCAGGGGCCGCGGGTGCTCCATCCACCCGAAGCGCTCCATGTCCTTGTTCCGCGTGGAGGGCAGGTGCGTGTCGCCGATACCGAAAAGCCGCATGCCCCCCTCATAGCGGATGATTCGACCTCCCGCGCCTGGAACCCGGCCCGTGGCCCAGGACGCCTCCCACCCCTCTGGACGAGCCCCCATCCGACCCCGTGGGAAAAGACGAGGGACACCAGAAAAAGAGTAAAGCGGGTTTACTCCCGGCCTGTCCCGAAACACGCCACTGCGACACCGGCGGCCATTCCAGACGCGCCAGGTGGGTAGCCCTCTGTGGGCGACCTCGTGATTTCATGGGCTTGAAATGTTCACTCGGGTTTCGAGGCTGGAGTGGGGGAAGGTAGGGGCTGGAGCATCCGTGCTCCAGTTCTCGCCGATTGGGAGGCTGAAAGCGGGGAAATCGGGGTTGGCACGCATGGTGCTCAGGGCACGCCGCACCGCCGCTCCCGAGGACGGGTGCGGAGCGCAGAGCTGCTGATCCCCTCTCAAGGAGCTCCCATGCACGTGTTGAGTAAGACGTTCGCGGCCACCGCCGCGGCCCTGGCCCTGTCTGCGTGTGGTCCGCAGCCAGAGGCGCCGCCGCCGGAGGCCCCGCCTTCCACGGAGGTGCCCTCGGGCGCGGCGGACGACGCGGCCCGCGCCATCGCGGACCAGGCGCGCCGCACCCCCAGCGAGCTGGACGCGCTGTTCGCCCAGGCGGCGAAGGAGTTCGACGTCCCGGTGAGCCTGCTCAAGGCCATCTCCTACACGGAGACGCGCTGGGAGCACGTGAAGGGCGAGGAGGAGTTCGAGGGCCGTCCCGCGGCGTTCGGTCTGCTGGCCCTGCGCGGTGACAGAATCACCCAGGGCGCGGCGCTGGCCGGCGTGTCCGAGGACCAGGTGCGCGGCGAGCCGCTGGCCAACCTGCGCGCGGGCGCGGCGCTGTTGTCCAGGCACGCCACCGAGGCGGGCATCGACCGGAAGGACCTGGGCGCGTGGGCGCCGGTGGCGGTGGCGCTGACCGACATCAGCGACCCGGACGTGCAGGCGTACTACGTCCACAACGAGGTCTACGCCACGCTGCGCGACGGCGCGGGCGCCTTCACGCCCGAGGGCAAGGTGGCCGTGTCGCTGGAGGGCGCGGCGGTGGAGGCGAAGTTCGCGCTGCCCCGGATGCAGGCGCTGGCGGCGGGCCCGGACTACGGCGCCTCCATCTGGCGCGCGTCGCCCAACTACAACGCGCGTCCGGCCGGCACCAACGTGTCGATGATCATCATCCACACCTGTGAGGGCGGCTACTCCGGGTGCTGGGGCTGGCTGACGAACTCCGCGGCGGGCGTGTCCGCGCACTACGTGGTCAACGAGAGCGGCAGCGAGATTTCGCAGCTGGTGCGCGAGTCCGCCCGTGCGTGGCACGTGGGCGCGTCCTACGACTGCAACCTCAACGGCAGGGTGGACTGCGGCATCCAGGGCACGTCGGTGAACCACTTCTCGGTGGGCATCGAGCACGGCGGCTTCGCCAGCCAGTCGTCCTTCCCGGCCGGGCAGATTGACGCCTCCGCGAAGCTGTCCTGCGACATCACCAAGGGGCAGGGCATCGTCCGCGACAGCTACCACATCGTCGCGCACGGCCGGCTCCAGCCCGCGTCCCGCACGGACCCGGGTCCGAACTGGCCGTGGAGCAGCTACATCAGCAAGATCAAGAGCTACTGCGGTGACGGCGGCACGCCCACGGGCACCATCGTCGTGGACAGCCACAACGCCAACAACGACACGGCCAAGGCGCGCGCGGACGTGCCCGCCTCGTGGGCGTCCGGCACCAGCGCCGGCTACTACGGCAGCGGCTACTACTACGCCTCCACGCAGCCCATCTCCGAGCCGGTGGTGTTCAACTTCTACATGGCGTCCGCAGGCTCGAAGACCATCGACGCGTGGTGGGTGGCCGGCACCAACCGCTCTCCGGCGGCGCCGTTCATCATCAGCCACACGGGTGGCGACAGCACGGTGACGGTGAACCAGCAGGCCAACGGCGGCGCGTGGGTCGCCCTGGGCACGTACAACTTCGCCGCGGGCTGGAACCAGGTG
It encodes:
- a CDS encoding metallophosphoesterase, whose translation is MRLFGIGDTHLPSTRNKDMERFGWMEHPRPLQRAWDEKVRPEDIVIVAGDISWATRPHEVMDDLKWLDERPGRKLLVRGNHDYWWGDSASKLRKLLEPFKTLEAFLHNSAAVMGPWVIAGTRLWTAPEAPPMPGGEMGDEPIDQGYVERETRRLATSIEDAKKKEAASPTPLVRVAAVHFPPLYANEKATAFSDPIEAFKPKVCVYGHLHSTGIPAGFTGERAGVRYVLASCDAAGFSPVLLDEV
- a CDS encoding TIGR02265 family protein; translation: MPSNKSELAARLAATQPGDAVRGLFFKAVFSLVQQRAGLAAMEQVRVGVLAKDYSDLRTYPVQEFLNLLYLAADALEEPMGSEEAVYHACGESNVTRYSTGPGMLIFGIISRGDPQKLFSGAQMGYSAAVTYGTREYVTTGPKSGTLRVRRDMLPPAYHEGILTGALKVLGLKGTAKAHPQGIDRVDYDITWE
- a CDS encoding N-acetylmuramoyl-L-alanine amidase, whose translation is MHVLSKTFAATAAALALSACGPQPEAPPPEAPPSTEVPSGAADDAARAIADQARRTPSELDALFAQAAKEFDVPVSLLKAISYTETRWEHVKGEEEFEGRPAAFGLLALRGDRITQGAALAGVSEDQVRGEPLANLRAGAALLSRHATEAGIDRKDLGAWAPVAVALTDISDPDVQAYYVHNEVYATLRDGAGAFTPEGKVAVSLEGAAVEAKFALPRMQALAAGPDYGASIWRASPNYNARPAGTNVSMIIIHTCEGGYSGCWGWLTNSAAGVSAHYVVNESGSEISQLVRESARAWHVGASYDCNLNGRVDCGIQGTSVNHFSVGIEHGGFASQSSFPAGQIDASAKLSCDITKGQGIVRDSYHIVAHGRLQPASRTDPGPNWPWSSYISKIKSYCGDGGTPTGTIVVDSHNANNDTAKARADVPASWASGTSAGYYGSGYYYASTQPISEPVVFNFYMASAGSKTIDAWWVAGTNRSPAAPFIISHTGGDSTVTVNQQANGGAWVALGTYNFAAGWNQVKLSRWATEGYVVMADAIRVR
- a CDS encoding potassium transporter Kup, which produces MGSAKGGRVKATTTGVPGGEEVREGPDTFKRTALLALGALGIVYGDIGTSPLYALRECFTGPHGIHPTPENVLGVLSLIFWSLLIIVSVKYLIFVMRADNRGEGGILALMALVMQRQKGQTHLNRPVLITLGIFGAALLYGDGLITPAITVLSAVEGLSVATPVFEPFVVPITLAILAVVFVVQRHGTAGIGAVFGPVMCVWFLTLAALGVKELVHNPAVLGALSPVHGVMLFVHNGWHGFLVMGGVFLVVTGCEALYADMGHFGWKPIRWAWFGGVLPALMLNYLGQGALLLRDASAARNPFYLLAPSWMLYPLVLLSAVAGVIASQALISGAFSLTRQAMQLGYSPRMEVVHTSAEEMGQIYLPGINWALMVGVFTLVLTFRSSSALASAYGIAVSTTMLITSVMAYVVARERWGVSRALALPVAGLFLTVELAFFSANAMKVADGGWFPLLLAVVIFTLMTTWKRGRDILAAKLRASSIPLKELLGSFGDHPPVRVPGTAIFMTGNAEGTPPALLHNLKHNKVLHEQVVLLTMQTQDVPHVPAEERVEVEPLEQGFVRVVATYGFTENPSIPDVLKRCREKGLQFQLMGTSFFLGRETLIPSKKPGMAMWREALFSWMSRNARSATAYFRIPPNRVVELGSQVEL